In one Fusarium falciforme chromosome 5, complete sequence genomic region, the following are encoded:
- a CDS encoding Autophagy protein 5, protein MKPTLDSCLDPKLGLLSTPPRHLLTRSLSSPSSSHHALAIMSSSSPIPQALWNARIPLYVTHPSSPTTPFITSVPRFSYLALLLPRLSAFFGSPCSSFHFEDVQLRNLAVGLLVDLYRPSLPWRLTVNDGVGWDIADTFLNCVKEADFIRNGNANQIMKMSKDNTTQLWNAVIDNDYASFNRINSSLLNAPTALKHIPLRIYIPTSSTNPDSSPTPSESGTFKVVQSLVPASGSDRRPKLLGQALKEVLPGLFPSSRDPILARVVMHGAGVPFAAPLEELMREAAYPDGWLCLVVIVL, encoded by the exons ATGAAACCTACCCTAGACAGCTGCCTGGACCCGAAACTGGGCCTTctttcaacaccaccacgacATCTACTCACTCGCAGCCTCTCTTCACCGTCATCATCTCACCATGCTCTCGCCATAATgtcttcctcttcacccATCCCCCAGGCCCTCTGGAACGCCCGCATCCCACTATACGTCACGCACCCCTCATCACCGACCACGCCATTCATCACCAGCGTCCCGCGCTTCAGCTACCTCGCCCTTCTGCTGCCGCGGCTGTCGGCCTTTTTCGGATCTCCCTGCTCCAGCTTCCACTTCGAGGACGTCCAGCTGAGGAACCTGGCCGTGGGGCTGCTCGTCGACCTGTACCGCCCGAGCCTGCCGTGGAGGCTGACTGTCAACGATGGAGTGGGGTGGGATATTGCGGATACGTTTCTTAACTGTGTGAAAGAG GCCGACTTCATCCGCAATGGCAACGCAAACCAAATCATGAAAATGTCCAAAGACAACACGACTCAACTCTGGAACGCAGTCATAGACAACGACTACGCCTCATTCAACCGCATAAACAGCAGTCTTCTCAACGCCCCCACAGCTCTCAAGCACATTCCGTTGCGCATCTACATCccaacctcatcaaccaaCCCAGACTCATCCCCAACGCCCTCAGAGTCTGGCACCTTCAAAGTCGTTCAGTCGCTCGTACCTGCGTCGGGTTCTGACCGTCGGCCAAAGCTACTAGGGCAAGCGCTCAAGGAGGTGCTCCCAGGCTTGTTCCCGAGCAGTCGAGATCCCATCCTCGCCAGGGTAGTGATGCACGGTGCTGGAGTACCCTTTGCCGCACCCTTGGAGGAGTTGATGCGAGAGGCGGCATATCCTGACGGATGGCTGTGCCTTGTTGTCATCGTGTTATAA